In a genomic window of Helianthus annuus cultivar XRQ/B chromosome 10, HanXRQr2.0-SUNRISE, whole genome shotgun sequence:
- the LOC110886059 gene encoding probable 1-acyl-sn-glycerol-3-phosphate acyltransferase 5: MEVTSNEPEETRVLTPLRFLRGVFCLLVLLSTAFVILVYCGFITAVIFRLFSVHYSRKATAFFFGSWLALWPLLFEKINKTKVIFSGETVPADARVLIIANHRTEVDWMYLWDLAMRKGRLGYIKYVLKSSLMKLPVFGWAFQILEFISVERKWEVDESPMRHMLSTFKNRNDPLWLAIFPEGTDFTEQKCIRSQKFASEHGLPILHNVLLPKAKGFAACLEELRGCLDAVYDITIGYKNRCPTFLDNAFGVAPSEVHIHVRRVVVTDIPSSEEMAGSWLNDTFAKKDQLLSDFHSSGCFPHQGTEGDLPTIPCLVNAFWVILLTSMCMLLTFYSSLWFKAYITLVCSYLASATYFNIRPSPIFAL, encoded by the exons ATGGAAGTTACCAGTAACGAACCAGAAGAAACCCGTGTTCTAACTCCACTGAGATTCTTACGGGGCGTGTTTTGTTTACTCGTGTTGCTTTCAACTGCATTCGTGATATTAGTCTACTGCGGTTTCATCACAGCTGTTATCTTTAGACTTTTTAGCGTACATTACAGCCGAAAGGCAACCGCCTTTTTCTTCGGCAGCTGGCTGGCGTTGTGGCCTCTTTTATTCGAGAAAATAAACAAAACGAAAGTAATATTTTCCGGAGAAACCGTTCCTGCAGACGCGAGAGTGTTGATAATTGCAAATCACCGAACGGAGGTTGACTGGATGTACTTATGGGATCTTGCTATGCGGAAGGGGCGTTTAGGGTATATTAAGTATGTTCTTAAGAGTAGTTTAATGAAGCTGCCTGTGTTTGGGTGGGCTTTTCAGATTTTGGAGTTTATTTCGGTTGAGAGGAAATGGGAGGTAGATGAGTCACCGATGCGTCATATGCTTTCGACTTTTAAGAATCGTAACGATCCTCTTTGGCTTGCAATTTTTCCTGAGGGCACTGACTTCAC TGAACAGAAGTGCATTCGTAGCCAGAAATTTGCTTCTGAACACGGGCTACCTATCTTACATAATGTTCTACTCCCAAAAGCAAAAGGTTTTGCTGCCTGCTTGGAGGAACTAAGAGGCTGCTTGGATGCAG TTTATGATATAACCATTGGCTACAAAAACCGTTGCCCGACTTTCTTAGATAATGCATTCGGGGTGGCCCCATCCGAAGTTCATATTCATGTCCGGCGTGTTGTTGTGACTGACATCCCATCTTCTGAAGAAATGGCCGGTTCGTGGTTAAATGACACTTTCGCCAAAAAGGACCAGTTACTCTCAGACTTTCACTCAAGTGGTTGTTTCCCTCACCAAGGAACCGAAGGCGATCTTCCTACAATACCTTGCCTGGTCAACGCCTTCTGGGTGATCCTGTTGACCTCCATGTGTATGTTGTTAACCTTTTACTCATCATTGTGGTTCAAAGCATACATAACCTTGGTGTGTAGTTATCTAGCGTCTGCTACCTATTTTAATATCCGACCATCCCCTATTTTCGCGTTGTAA